atacagcagcaCAGGTAAAAAGCATTATTTGAATCTATTGATATTTTTCTATTATACAGATATAGTTGATTATAAACATAGCTTCTGGGCAACATTACATATATAAGTGTCTCTGTATGAACTCAGAACTTGGGAAACAGAGTGATACACAGGCAGACACATATAAAACTCCCTTTTAGCTTTGTGATTCAGAACCATGTCAGTCAGGATGCAAGTCCCAGTCCGGACCGTACCGTCACCATGGAGAcatcacaaaacacacttttaaacttttaatcaaactttacattttgatttatttttcacaaacaGTTATATGGTGCTTTaccataaaaaaatataacagGAGTTTCCTGCGTTTCTTcttgaattgttgttttttgctttgtAGAAGAGAAGAGCGCTGCACAAATGCTGCAAAAGCCTGCCACCCAGTGGATCGAAGTGGTACTACTAAGGCATGCATCTATATTGCACTTATTTACCTTCCTGAGgataagaaattaaattaaaaaaagatgattaatatgataaatatattaacTCATAGTGAAtcacaatgaaaatattttctttttaaaataaatgacgATTTGGTCCAAATCAACTAATCAGACACATGAGCAAGCATCAAAGAAGTCCCAGATATAGAGATTACGTATATACATTGAGATAATGTATGCTCTGGTttagtgctttataaatacaatttaattgaatttatatAGATGCATGAAGGGTACCATTTCCAAATAGGTGATTAGAAGAATGACATCAATTGGTGATTGCAACTTTCCAAACTTGGTCGTCCTCCGGTtcgatcctcagtcttccccatctgcatgccgaagtgtctcatctcatagatgttgaatgcactaattgtaagtcgctttggacaAAAGCGTCCGTCAAATGActttgtaatgtaatgtaatgctgCTTGTTACATTTTAGAAAGAGtggaaaaatagaaacatgCTTTCAGGACACCGGTGCATAGGTTCACTCTTTAACTAACGTAACTATATAAGAGAATGGGTATATACTGCGTTCTAAAGgcattttttgaatttccagAGACACACTTCGGCCAAAAGCTACCTTTGAAATTACACTTTAAACTAGGATTGTTGTATCATAATTATTTACATTGGACCACTGTTTATGGATGAATTATGATGCATAAATCTGTGTTAAATGTGCAGTTTGGTTTTCCTTTCTTTGGGAAAAAGATAACGAATTCATTACTCATCTCAAAGGAATAAACCGATTTATTTACAAGTGCCATTTATTTACAAGAGCCATCTTTCATTCTGACTGTCaaacattatttctgtttctgggGATGGCGGGTCTAAAGATGGGTCGacgggtgttagcggcccggtgcccggtggctctgtggtcggggctGCGGGTGTTGGTGGCCCTGTGGTCGGGGCTGCGGGTGTTAGCGGGCCTGGTCCTCTGATCCGACTGATGATGGCAAGTGTGCAAAGGATCATGTCTGCTGTTTGACGAGGGAAGAGTGTTTTTCTTGTGAGGCTGCACATCATCATGCTcaatcttcctcttcctcgacCCCTCAGTTCCTCTGGtctgggtggtggtggtgcaagGATGTAGGGCGGTGTGGTGGGGCTGGTCAGTTTTTCTCCCCTCAGCACGAGATGGAGGATTCTGCTGGACGGGGTTGGTAGCTGTGCACCGGGGCGGCTTCAGTGGCCCACACACAGCTGTGCCACTGCCAGAAGTCGGGATTTTCTTCTGACAGATTTGCATAATTTGAAAACAGGACCTGACACTGCAAGAAAATGAATCCTTTCATTAGCTAGGTTTATCACTGTAAGGACCTGTACATGAACTGTATCCACAGTAACAAAGGTACACTGTggaatatatatagaaaattattaattatacatttaaaaacatttaaccagATCACATTGTTGACTTACTAGTTGCTTTGATGGTCCATGCTCCCAATGTGGCGCATGCTGATGAACTTGTGCTCCAGCACCTGACGGGGTGTGATCCTTCTGTCAGGATCAAGCTGAAGCATCGCCTTCAGCATGTCCACAAACATGTGGACGTCGGCCATCTCTGCAACTTTATCTGCAGAGTTGTGAGTGCTGATGCGTCGGATCTAAAACACGAACATGTCATCGGTTAGCTCCAgtagtgaataaaaaaaaacctctctaGGACATTccgagtgtttttctttttgagaaagACATACATGCAAGAGGCCGTCCAGGGAGGTGAACTTAAAACACCTGTTCTCCATTGGCTGCCTTCCCGTCTCTTTGCAGTACTCCTCTGGTGTCTGTTCAGAAAGTGGTGTGGTTAGCAGAGTGCATCAGACTCGCACAAACGTGTAGAGGGAACCAAATATGTTACAGCAAGACAGACAcgagatggagaaagagataTTTGAATATAACAAGCTGTTTCAGGTCGGCACCTTGAGTTTCCAGACGGAGGTGGTGGAGTCGACTTTCCTCGTGAAGAATTGTGGAGTTTTACCTCCATCGTTCAGCATGGTGTCGGGTAGCTGACCCTGAGTGTCCATGATGTATTTGATCTGGAAATACAACACAACTTAAAATTCCACCGCAGTCCAGGTGAAGTACTACttattaattttaatattatgCACATGTTATTGCCTAGAAGGGATaggggttaggtttagggttggattctgctctaaactgttcacccctgagactcctaaagtgttttgatAGTAGATAATGACTGAGTGaacctttaaaggggacatagcatgcccattttaccacaagttgatatggttccttggggtcttaatgaaatgtctgtaacatactttggtcaaaataccacaaggatcatttaaaacagcacccttttcaccctgtataaaacagccctccacagagtgacctgttttgagtgcctgttcctttaaatgctaatgag
The genomic region above belongs to Hippoglossus hippoglossus isolate fHipHip1 chromosome 18, fHipHip1.pri, whole genome shotgun sequence and contains:
- the LOC117752157 gene encoding homeodomain-interacting protein kinase 3-like, producing the protein MIKLQGLYVKAANQEVATLKKLRSLDTFYLVQWYQYFVDRGHICLEFEHLDKSLFDFMKEQHFRPLLLKEIRPIVQQIAHALNHLKAAGIVHADLKLDNIMLVDHLREPFRVKVIDFGLACEVSAAKLGSYIQTRPYRSPEIMLGHPFTEAIDMWSLGCMAAAMYLGTMLYPGLGEYEMIKYIMDTQGQLPDTMLNDGGKTPQFFTRKVDSTTSVWKLKTPEEYCKETGRQPMENRCFKFTSLDGLLHIRRISTHNSADKVAEMADVHMFVDMLKAMLQLDPDRRITPRQVLEHKFISMRHIGSMDHQSNYVRSCFQIMQICQKKIPTSGSGTAVCGPLKPPRCTATNPVQQNPPSRAEGRKTDQPHHTALHPCTTTTQTRGTEGSRKRKIEHDDVQPHKKNTLPSSNSRHDPLHTCHHQSDQRTRPANTRSPDHRATNTRSPDHRATGHRAANTRRPIFRPAIPRNRNNV